The Actinomyces wuliandei genome contains the following window.
CGGGGTCGAGGTCGTCAAGCAGCTCGGTGAGGACGACCTGCTCCGGTACCCCGCTGGCCCTGCCTCCTGAGCCTCCCGGACCACTTGTCTGGCAGGTAACTGTCCCCAGGGCACACACGGTCTCCCACCAGGTGCGTGAGCAGGTGGGAGCCGTGGGTGACCCGGCCGTGACGTTGAGCGCCTGCGGTGGCAGGGAGCTGTGCGGGCAGACCATGATCATCGCCTCCCTCGGACGGCTCGCGGGTCCCCACTGCAGCCGCGCGCCTGTATCGGTCAGGAGCAGCTGCGCCTGCTGACGAGCCAGGACCTGGGTGCACCACCACCGTAGGGTGTCCTGGGCGTGGTCTCCGGTCAGGGCTAGCCGGTCGCCGTTGTCGAGGGACAGGATCTGGCCCCTGCGGGCCTCACCTGTCCAGGCCCGCTGCTCCCCCTCGTGGTCGGCAGGCGGCTGCGTGCACGCGTCAGCGTTCGGAGGGTGGGAGTCGAAGGAGCGGGCCGCCACGGCAAGCAACATGGTGGAAGGGTCGGGACGCTGGCGGCTCCAGCCAGGTCTGTCACGTGGTCGGCCCCAGCGGGCAGGGGCAGGATGGTTGCTGGTGCGCTGCCGGGCGGCCCGGCCCTGTGACGCTGAGGCAAGCCGTATGGCGACCATGGTCATGACGGGGACGGCCGCTAGCAGCCTGAAGGTGCCAGGTGCCTGCTCCGAGTGGGTGGGGAGCAGGGCTAGCGCCGCCAGCGGGAGGAGGCAGATCAGGGCTGTGGCAAGCGCTCGGCGGGAGGTGCCTGCCTGGGGACGTGGTGGAGCCGGGACCAGGAGGCTGGTAGGGCGGTGCCGGAGCTCAAGAACTGAGCCGCCCAGGTATAGCCGGGACCCCTCCCTGAGACGGCTGTGCCCGTGCAGCGGACGCCACGGTCCTCTGGGACGTCGGTGCCAGGAGCCATTGGCCGAGCCGACATCGTGGGCGTCGACCCCGCCCGGGCGTACACGCAGGGACAGGTGGCGACGGGAGACCAAGGGATCTGAGAGCACCTCGCCTCGTCCGAGGACCATGTAGCCCTCCACCGGTACGACCAGGCCCCTGTCCGGCCCTGTCAGTACTGCCAGGTGCCAGGGCGAGGTCAGCGCGCTGCGGGCAGCACGGCCAGCAGGTGGCAGGTGGCGCTGACCCGGTTCTCCGTGCTCGTGGGAGGCCGTGGCCGCAGTGGTCTGAGGCAGTGTGGTCTGTCGGGGGCTCACGTCTCCCAGGATGCTTCCTGCCAGGGGAGGTGCGTGCGGGAGAGGAGGCACCGTTGTGGACCCGGAGTGCCCAGGATGGCGCTTCTGTTACCTGTGGTGCCCCGGCGGAAGGTATGACAGGGGGAGACATGGGGGAGGATATGGACATGAACGACTCCTTCCCCGTTAGCAGCAGCGCCTCAAGCACGACCGGGTCGGCTGCCGTGGTCGGACCGACGGCAGACGCTGCGACTGGTTCCCCGACCGGGTCTGCACCTGGGCCAGTGGCCGCAGTCCCGGCTGTCGCCCGCCAGCGCTGGAACGAGCTCGTCCGGCTCGTGGAGCAGGCCCGTGACGCCTACTACGACGCGACTGACACGCAGAGCCCGATGTCCGACGCGGAGTACGACCTCCTGTACCGCGAGCTGGAGGACCTGGAGCGCGGGTACCCCGCGCTGGTCGTGCCCGGCTCCCCGACGCAGACTGTAGGAGGGCGCCCGACGACGACCTTCGCGCAGGCCCGGCACCACCAGCGCATGTTCTCCCTCCAGGACGTGTTCTCCGTCGAGGAGGTCCATGAGTGGGCCCGGCGCGTGTGCACCGACGTCGGTAGCGACGACGAGGACCTGGCGATGACCGCTGAGGTGAAGGTTGACGGCCTGGCTGTCGCCCTGACCTACGTCAACGGCGTCCTCACCCGGGCGGCCACGCGAGGTGACGGGACGACGGGCGAGGACGTAACCGGCAATGTGCGGACCATCTCCTCGGTGCCTCTGGTGCTGGCGGGGGACTGCCACCCCGAACTCCTGGAGGTCCGGGGGGAGGTCTACTTCCCGACGCAGGACTTTGCGTCCTTCAACGAGGAGCGACGCTCGGCCAACCTGAGGCGGCAGGCCCAGGGGCTGCCCCTTCTCCAGGTCTTTGCCAACCCGCGCAACGCCGCTGCGGGGTCGCTGCGCCAGAAGGACCCGGCAGTCACGGCGTCCCGGCCGCTGGCGGTGGTCGTCCACGGAGTGGGAGGGGTTGTTCCGGCACCCGCAGCGCCGGTGCCGACCACCCAGCACGAGTGGTACGACCTCCTGCGTGGCTGGGGCCTGCCGGTGTCCGGGTACAGTGCCGTGGTCCGGGGCAGGCAGGAGCGTGAGGCCTACATCGACCGCTACGCGCAGCGTCGGCACGACCTTGTCCACGAGATCGACGGGATCGTCTTCAAGGTGGACGATCGTGCGCTCCAGGACAGCCTGGGCACGACCTCGCGCGTACCCAGGTGGGCTGCGGCCTACAAGTACCCGCCGGAGGAGGTACGTACTCGTCTGCTGGATATTGACGTCCAGGTGGGCCGTACCGGCCGTGTGACTCCCTTCGGGATCATGGAGCCTGTCCTCGTGGCGGGCTCCACGGTGTCCCGGGCGACCCTCCACAACTCCACCGAGGTTCTCCGGAAGGGAGTGCGCGTGGGGGACCTGGTCGTCGTGCGCAAGGCCGGGGACGTCATTCCGGAGATCGTGGCACCTGTGGTTGAGGCGCGGGACGGTTCGGAGCGCGAGTTTGTCATGCCCACGGACTGTCCCTCCTGCGGGACGCCACTGTCGCCGGCCAAGGAGGGCGACGTCGACCTACGGTGCCCCAACACCCGCTCCTGCCCAGCCCAGCTGGCTGAGAGAGTGACGCACATCGGCTCCCGAGGGGCGCTCGACGTGGAGGGACTGGGAGAGGAGGCGGCGATCGCCCTGACGTGCCCCGACCAGGGGCGAGCCGAGGCGATGGCGGCCCTGGCGGCAGGAGGAGCGCTGGAGACAGAGAGGGGCAGGCTGTGCCTCGACGCCGATGACCGTGAGGCCATGCACGTCTCCGAGCGCACAGAGGCCGTGGTGGCTCTGCTGGAAGAGGCCGGGATCGCGGCGCAGGACCCGGTGCTGACGGGTGAGGCCGCTCTGTTCGACCTGACGACGGACGATCTTCGCGACGTGTTTGTCTGGCGCGAGGTCTCCCGGCGGGGGCAGCCCACCGGGGACTGGCGCCTGAGCCGGTTCTTCTGGACCAAGCAGTCCTATGGCGACCAGGGGCAGGTGACACGCCCGACCGTTCCGGGAAAGAACGCTACCTCAATGCTCTCCCACCTGTGGACGTCGCGGAGCCAGCCCCTGTGGAGGGTCCTCGTGGCGCTGTCGGTCCGTCATGTCGGGCCAACGGCTGCCCGCGCCCTGGCGGATCGTTTCGGCTCACTGGGCGCGTTGTGTGAGGCCAGCCTGGAGCAGCTTGCCGAAGTTGAGGGAGTTGGTCCGACGATCGCAGCCTCCTGGGTGGAGTGGCGTGAGGTGGAGTGGCACCGCGAGATCCTCCAGCGGTGGAAGGCTGCCGGTGTCCGAGCCCGAGACGACGCGGGGCAGGGGGTCCGTGAGGTCCCGGCTCGTGTCCTGGAGGGCCTGACCGTTGTCGTCACCGGGTCCCTGAGCGGGCTGACCCGTGACGAGGCGAAGGAGGCAATCGTGGCTCGCGGTGGAAAGGCCTCGGGAAGCGTGTCGCGGCGGACCAGTTATGTCGTGGCGGGGGAGAAGGCGGGGGTGAAGGAGGCTCGGGCGCGCGAGCTCGGGGTTCCCGTCCTGGATGAGGAGGAGTTCACCCGACTGCTGGCTGATGGCCCTGAGGGTCTGTCCGTACCCTGAGCGCCTGCGTCATGAGCCTGCCCCGGGCTGCTGGGCGGGGCAGCGTGGGCTGCCTGCATGGTAGCCGGGTCGGGCACGGTCCGGGGACAACGTGACGGCGGGCCTCCTCGGTGCCGGAGGAGGCCCGCCGTGTGCATAAAGGGCACATGGGGACAGGGCTGGCCTGCAGGGCGTGAGATGACCGGCAGGCCAGCCTGCGTCAGTAGTGGGACACGACTGTCGTGCCGATGTCGACCCAGTCGTAGATCCACTTGGCCTCCTCGACGGGCATGTTGACGCAGCCGTGGGAGGCCGAGTAGCCGAAGTCACTGCGCCAGGGGGCCCCGTGGAAGGCGTAGCCGCCGTGGAAGTAGGAGACCCACGGGACGTCCTCGGTGCGGTACCTGCTGCCGTCGATGTTGTCTCCCTCCATCGTCTGGGAGTCGTACTGCAGGTAGATCTGGTAGGTGCCGGTCACGGTGGGGGTCTCCTCCGCGCCGTCGACGATCGTGACAGGACCGCGGACCACGGTGGCTCCCTCGTAGGAGGTCACGGTGCGGCTGGCCAGGTCCACGTCGATCCACTTCTCGCCGGGCTCGGCCTGGTAGACGAGATTCTCTGCGCCGTCGGCAATGGTTCGCTCGCTCCACGTCGCCTCGACGACGGTCATCTCAAAGGTCCCGGAGTAGGCCTGGTTGTCGTCAAGGGCCTGGACGATCTCGTCAGAGACCTCTGCCGTGTTGTTCACGTCCTTGCCGTCAACGGCCTCGACGGGTGTGGAGACGACCTCCCCGTCGGAGTTGACGTTCCTCTCTCCGTTGACGGGCTCAGAGCCCGCGTCGGCAGCCTGGACCTCCACCCAGCTGGTGACCTGGGCGGGATCGACCTCAATGGTCGGGGCGGCGTCCACAGAGTTGGTGACGGTGATCCACGAGGCCTTCTCGACAGCACTGGCGGTGTACACGTAGGTTCCGTCAGCGTTGGCGACAGTGATGTCCTGGCCGACCCACTCGTTGGCCCTGTCAGCGACCTCCTGGGCCTCAGAGTCTGAGACCTCGGGGGCGGAGGAGGCGAAGGAGACGGTGACACTGGCCGGGCTCAGTGAGGCTGCCGCCTCCTTGGCTGCCTGGCCTAGGGCGGTAGTGTCCAGCGAGGTCCCCGCTGACGACGGGGTGGTCGTAAAGGTCGCCCCGTCCTCTCCGAGCAGGACAGTGGCGTTGACCGCCTTGACCTGGTCCTCGGGGAT
Protein-coding sequences here:
- the ligA gene encoding NAD-dependent DNA ligase LigA → MNDSFPVSSSASSTTGSAAVVGPTADAATGSPTGSAPGPVAAVPAVARQRWNELVRLVEQARDAYYDATDTQSPMSDAEYDLLYRELEDLERGYPALVVPGSPTQTVGGRPTTTFAQARHHQRMFSLQDVFSVEEVHEWARRVCTDVGSDDEDLAMTAEVKVDGLAVALTYVNGVLTRAATRGDGTTGEDVTGNVRTISSVPLVLAGDCHPELLEVRGEVYFPTQDFASFNEERRSANLRRQAQGLPLLQVFANPRNAAAGSLRQKDPAVTASRPLAVVVHGVGGVVPAPAAPVPTTQHEWYDLLRGWGLPVSGYSAVVRGRQEREAYIDRYAQRRHDLVHEIDGIVFKVDDRALQDSLGTTSRVPRWAAAYKYPPEEVRTRLLDIDVQVGRTGRVTPFGIMEPVLVAGSTVSRATLHNSTEVLRKGVRVGDLVVVRKAGDVIPEIVAPVVEARDGSEREFVMPTDCPSCGTPLSPAKEGDVDLRCPNTRSCPAQLAERVTHIGSRGALDVEGLGEEAAIALTCPDQGRAEAMAALAAGGALETERGRLCLDADDREAMHVSERTEAVVALLEEAGIAAQDPVLTGEAALFDLTTDDLRDVFVWREVSRRGQPTGDWRLSRFFWTKQSYGDQGQVTRPTVPGKNATSMLSHLWTSRSQPLWRVLVALSVRHVGPTAARALADRFGSLGALCEASLEQLAEVEGVGPTIAASWVEWREVEWHREILQRWKAAGVRARDDAGQGVREVPARVLEGLTVVVTGSLSGLTRDEAKEAIVARGGKASGSVSRRTSYVVAGEKAGVKEARARELGVPVLDEEEFTRLLADGPEGLSVP
- a CDS encoding L,D-transpeptidase family protein, whose translation is MSNDTFSTSSRSTEAGTSASGLTVLSTPYGESVGVRRRSVLGTGAPGGPEPAPGETAGAEEGPALPARIPPRDHDRPGGHAPEALLLPVTAAASEAVSMSAATPSEAPVGTSPTNTADTGTRPAATAAGAGAPTSAASAQETSGAATSGYQGGEDSATQSVSRTWEDSTYDAAPRRRRLPVWTAAASFLLLLGVGVGAYAYASHYEDHALPGTVVAGTDLSGKTREEVVSAIEDLTSKATVTVSGDAEATASLEDLGVSVDTEATADAVMARGDTLVDRFRALVDEQEVEVVTTSDDQALADYATSLIPEDQVKAVNATVLLGEDGATFTTTPSSAGTSLDTTALGQAAKEAAASLSPASVTVSFASSAPEVSDSEAQEVADRANEWVGQDITVANADGTYVYTASAVEKASWITVTNSVDAAPTIEVDPAQVTSWVEVQAADAGSEPVNGERNVNSDGEVVSTPVEAVDGKDVNNTAEVSDEIVQALDDNQAYSGTFEMTVVEATWSERTIADGAENLVYQAEPGEKWIDVDLASRTVTSYEGATVVRGPVTIVDGAEETPTVTGTYQIYLQYDSQTMEGDNIDGSRYRTEDVPWVSYFHGGYAFHGAPWRSDFGYSASHGCVNMPVEEAKWIYDWVDIGTTVVSHY